The following coding sequences are from one Macaca mulatta isolate MMU2019108-1 chromosome 7, T2T-MMU8v2.0, whole genome shotgun sequence window:
- the VCPKMT gene encoding protein N-lysine methyltransferase METTL21D isoform X1 produces MAATPESSLEDPLGSFVRVLEKRDGTVLRLQQYGSGGVGCVVWDAAIVLSKYLETPEFSGDGAHALSRRSVLELGSGTGAVGLMAATLGADVVVTDLEELQDLLKMNINMNKHLVTGSVQAKVLKWGEEIEGFPSPPDYILMADCIYYEESLEPLLKTLKDISGFETCIICCYEQRTMGKNPEIEKKYFEKFTS; encoded by the exons ATGGCGGCTACGCCGGAGTCCTCGCTGGAGGACCCACTGGGGAGCTTTGTGCGCGTGTTGGAGAAGCGGGATGGTACGGTGCTACGACTACAGCAGTATGGCTCCGGCGGCGTGGGTTGCGTTGTTTGGGACGCTGCCATTGTCCTTTCTAAATACCTGGAAACGCCCGAGTTTTCTGGTGACGGGGCCCACGCGCTGAGCCGGCGGTCGGTGCTGGAGCTGGGTTCGGGTACCGGGGCCGTGGGGCTCATGGCCGCTACCCTTGG GGCTGATGTTGTAGTCACCGATCTTGAGGAATTGCAAGACTTGCTGAAGATGAATATTAATATGAACAAGCATCTTGTCACTGGTTCTGTTCAAGCCAAGGTACTGAAATG GGGGGAAGAAATAGAAGGCTTTCCTTCTCCACCCGACTATATACTGATGGCCGACTGCATATACTATGAAGAG tctTTGGAGCCATTGCTGAAAACTCTAAAAGATATCAGTGGATTTGAAACTTGTATTATATGTTGTTATGAACAACGAACAATGGGAAAAAATccagaaattgagaaaaaatattttgag
- the VCPKMT gene encoding protein N-lysine methyltransferase METTL21D isoform X2 — MAATPESSLEDPLGSFVRVLEKRDGTVLRLQQYGSGGVGCVVWDAAIVLSKYLETPEFSGDGAHALSRRSVLELGSGTGAVGLMAATLGADVVVTDLEELQDLLKMNINMNKHLVTGSVQAKVLKWGEEIEGFPSPPDYILMADCIYYEELLQLDFDFEEIPLEKHDEEYRSEDIHIIYIRKKKSKFTS, encoded by the exons ATGGCGGCTACGCCGGAGTCCTCGCTGGAGGACCCACTGGGGAGCTTTGTGCGCGTGTTGGAGAAGCGGGATGGTACGGTGCTACGACTACAGCAGTATGGCTCCGGCGGCGTGGGTTGCGTTGTTTGGGACGCTGCCATTGTCCTTTCTAAATACCTGGAAACGCCCGAGTTTTCTGGTGACGGGGCCCACGCGCTGAGCCGGCGGTCGGTGCTGGAGCTGGGTTCGGGTACCGGGGCCGTGGGGCTCATGGCCGCTACCCTTGG GGCTGATGTTGTAGTCACCGATCTTGAGGAATTGCAAGACTTGCTGAAGATGAATATTAATATGAACAAGCATCTTGTCACTGGTTCTGTTCAAGCCAAGGTACTGAAATG GGGGGAAGAAATAGAAGGCTTTCCTTCTCCACCCGACTATATACTGATGGCCGACTGCATATACTATGAAGAG CTCCTTCAGCTAGACTTTGACTTTGAAGAAATTCCTTTGGAAAAACATGATGAAGAGTATCGAAGTGAAGATATTCATATTATAtacatcagaaagaaaaagtcG
- the VCPKMT gene encoding protein N-lysine methyltransferase METTL21D has protein sequence MAATPESSLEDPLGSFVRVLEKRDGTVLRLQQYGSGGVGCVVWDAAIVLSKYLETPEFSGDGAHALSRRSVLELGSGTGAVGLMAATLGADVVVTDLEELQDLLKMNINMNKHLVTGSVQAKVLKWGEEIEGFPSPPDYILMADCIYYEESLEPLLKTLKDISGFETCIICCYEQRTMGKNPEIEKKYFELLQLDFDFEEIPLEKHDEEYRSEDIHIIYIRKKKSKFTS, from the exons ATGGCGGCTACGCCGGAGTCCTCGCTGGAGGACCCACTGGGGAGCTTTGTGCGCGTGTTGGAGAAGCGGGATGGTACGGTGCTACGACTACAGCAGTATGGCTCCGGCGGCGTGGGTTGCGTTGTTTGGGACGCTGCCATTGTCCTTTCTAAATACCTGGAAACGCCCGAGTTTTCTGGTGACGGGGCCCACGCGCTGAGCCGGCGGTCGGTGCTGGAGCTGGGTTCGGGTACCGGGGCCGTGGGGCTCATGGCCGCTACCCTTGG GGCTGATGTTGTAGTCACCGATCTTGAGGAATTGCAAGACTTGCTGAAGATGAATATTAATATGAACAAGCATCTTGTCACTGGTTCTGTTCAAGCCAAGGTACTGAAATG GGGGGAAGAAATAGAAGGCTTTCCTTCTCCACCCGACTATATACTGATGGCCGACTGCATATACTATGAAGAG tctTTGGAGCCATTGCTGAAAACTCTAAAAGATATCAGTGGATTTGAAACTTGTATTATATGTTGTTATGAACAACGAACAATGGGAAAAAATccagaaattgagaaaaaatattttgag CTCCTTCAGCTAGACTTTGACTTTGAAGAAATTCCTTTGGAAAAACATGATGAAGAGTATCGAAGTGAAGATATTCATATTATAtacatcagaaagaaaaagtcG